TTTTGATCAGTTTCTCAAACCTGGAGCGGGCCCGAGCCCTCACTCCAGGCTCACAGGTGTGGAGATCCGTTGATGTCGACCGAATTTTACGTCGTCAAGCACCATGGGGCTTGGCGCATTCGCGTGAATGGCAAACATCATGGCGAGTACGACTCCCGCGTTGCCGCCATCAATGCCGCAGCGGCGGAAGCCCACGCCGTTGGTGCGGGAGCAAAAGTCTTCAGCACGGGGATTGTGAGTCAGTATGGCCGTGAATGGTCGGCAAGAGAGAGCTAGGCCAGGGGCTTGCTGCCCCAGCACCATTGAGCCCGAAAGGAGCCTCGCATGAGCGAGAGAATAAGTCGCCTTTGCGATGAGCTTCGCATCAAGCTCCACGGCCTGGACCGCCGGCTTGAATCCTTAAAGTCAAACGGCGCCGCAAGCTTCAATCACTCGCAGGATGCTCTTGAGAGCCAACTCGACCGTGTCGAGCAACGCATCTACGACCATCGCGCTGCCGTTGAGGCGGCCAATGCCAGGGCAAAGACGTGGGTGGCGGAAAAGAAGTCCGGATTGCATGCTCTTCACGTTTCACAGAATGGACGTGACAAGGCTTATCTGCTCGATGCTCAGGCTGATGAGGCAGAGACCTACGCAGAAGCTGCCTTCGAGCTGGCGGCGGCTGCGGCGGATGAAGCCATATTGGCGGTCTTGCAAGCCCTTCTCGCGCGCAACAAAGCTGATCAGGCCGCTTTCCCAGAGATGGATGAACCCCGCTGAAAATCACTCCTCCTCTCTGCAAGAGATCCGGCAATTTGGTGAGCATTCCTTATCATTTGTGTCGTGTCATCTGCGGCCTGTCACGGTCGACCTCCTTGGGAGGGTCGGCGAGGTGGGGAAGGCGGACGCATGAGACCTTCCCGGTGATCCTTGATCCCGTTCAAATTCCTGGAACGACAGTGACCGCCGCACCGGTATCTATTTAGTCCTCGTCGAGCTCATCTGGGCTGCAACCATGTCCTGCCATTGTTCGAAGCCTTTGACGGCGGTCGGCAACCAGGTCTTGATCATCGTCTCTGGGTCCATCGCTTTCAGGTTCATCGACAGGCGCTCCTGCATCTCTCTCATCAAGTGCTCCTGCATGGGCTGCACATCCGGCAACCCGAAGAAGGCACGTGCTTCTTCTGGTGTGCAATCAATGTTCACCGTGACCTTCATTTGAAGTCTCCTGTCGGAGGTCAGCCATTTGGCCGACGTGGATCTCCATGACAACGGCGATCAACAGGGCTGGTTCGGAGTGGCCGCCCATGATCCGGTTCATGCCCTTGTCCGCGCCCCTGAGGCCGCGAACCCCAAGCGACTGACAAGGCCGTTTCGTGGCACCAGCAGGCGTCACGCACGGTGAACGCCTCGTGTTCAAGCCAGGGAGTGCTTGTCCGTTCTCCTCAGGAGAAAGCAGCGCGCCACCGCGGAAACCGGATTCCCTATGGGAAGCAAGGTGGCTGTCACGGAACGTGATCTGATGATTTGGTGAAGTCCCTGACGCCGGCATTCCTGCTCCGGTTGCGGGCACACAGATCGAGGTCGAGAGTCACGACCTGTGTGCAAGGTGGCTTTGAATTCGTGATCTTACTTG
This window of the Microvirga sp. TS319 genome carries:
- a CDS encoding DUF6489 family protein, which codes for MKVTVNIDCTPEEARAFFGLPDVQPMQEHLMREMQERLSMNLKAMDPETMIKTWLPTAVKGFEQWQDMVAAQMSSTRTK